DNA from Brucella melitensis bv. 1 str. 16M:
TCTGCCCGCTCATCAATGAAACGGTGCGGATAATCTCGCTCCAGGCCGAAGAGAAGAACATCGCGGTCGAAACGCGTATCGAAGACGCGATGGAGCTTTATGCAGACCGCCGCGCGATCAAGCAGGTGCTCATCAACCTTCTCTCCAATGCGGTGAAGTTCACCTCTTATGGTGGCCGGATCACAGTGCGCGCCCGCAAGACCGGCGCCGCCCTGTTCATGACCATTCAGGATACCGGCGTCGGCATTCCGAAATCCGCACTGCGCAAGATCGGCCAGCCCTTCGAGCAGGTGGAAAACCAGTTCACCAAAACCCATACCGGTTCGGGGCTTGGCCTTGCCATCTCCCGCTCACTGGCAGAGCTGCATGGCGGCTGGCTGCGCATTCGATCCACCGAGAGGGTCGGCACGGTGGTTTCAGTCTGCATCCCGGATCGCAATCCCGCGCCCAATGCAGGGCACGACGCCCGGACCCACGCTGCTTAGTACGTTTCGAGCCATAAGTGTGAAACGGTTTTGCGGGAAAAGCTTTAGCCGCGGCCGGTCTGTCACAAACGTAATATTAAATAATTACACAAGATATACATAGTGCAATCATATTTGATTGCATCACGCATAATGACACCGGCTAAAAAGGGTGGCATATCAGACAGAAATCCTTTGATGGTGTATGAGCGGACCATAAAGGTGTCATCTGATAAGTTGAAGGGCGGTCATCATGCCAAAAATCGCAAGTGCGCTGAGGCAAGCGAATTAATGATATTGCCCGTATTCGTCATCAATATGGCCTCGCAGCCTGCCGCCTATAAGACCGTCGCAGCCTCCATTGAAGCTTACGGGCAGGGTTTCCAGCTTCACAGGATCGATGCGGTTAATGGGCATACAGCGACACAGCGCATTGGCATTGACGATGCACGTTTTGATGCGATCAATGGCCGTGAAATGCTGCCCGGTGAATACGGGTGTTATCGCAGCCATTCGAAGGCATTGGAAAGCTTCTTATCCGACGGCTCCCCCTACGGCCTCATTCTGGAAGATGATGTGGTTTTTACTGAAACTACATCGGCGCGCATTCATGACATCATTAAAAGCCTGCCTGATTTCGACGTCGTGAAGCTCGTTAATCATCGCTCACCCTTATTCATGAGCCTGCTTGAAACAGATGCAGGTGACAGGATCGGCCGAGCCATTCATGGCCCCCAGGGATCTGCCGCCGCCTATCTCGTCAGCAGAGAAGGCGCCCGGAAGCTTTTATCCGCACTATCGACCATGGAACTGCCGTGGGACGTTGCCATGGAGCGATTTTGGCATCACAAAGCCCGGCTGTTCAGCAGCGATGAAAACATCCTCGCTTTTTCTTCTCACAGCGAAATCTCAAATATTTCCGATCAGAATTCAGGTTATGATGAGGCCAAGCACCCTTGGTATATGCGCTTGAGAACGTCATTATTTCGCACTTTTGATTATTATGTGCGTGTTCACCATACATTATTGCAACCTCAAAATCCCGATGGCAGCAGCATGAAAAGCCAGTCCGGAGCCTATAAGCTGCCCGGAATTTCATTAACTGGCGAACTGATTGCCGCCATCAGCTTGCTGGTTTTCATGTCTACGGTATGGGTAGAGACGGACGCCTACAGATATATAGCCCTCGGTTTTGTGGTGGCTGCATTGATCCGTTATGCCCGCACCGATTTCTGGAAATACGAAAAACCAATGGTCGGCTGGGCCGGCTTACTTTGCGTGGCGTGGACATTCTATGTCCTGGCGAGGTTCGCATATATCTATCTATTCTACCCGGAAATGGGCACCGGCTCGGCAGAGGGCATATATCTTTTCCCGCTTTTCTACCCGACATTGGGGTTTGCGTTACTGCTTTTTATCCGACGGCCATTTCTCATTGCGGTCGCCTTCATGGCGATCAGCCTCGTAATTCTCATATTCGGCTTCCACTATGATCTATCGTGGAACGAACGAGCCGTTACGTTGCTCCAGCATAATCCGATCCATGCGGCTGTCAGCAGTGGCTTTATCGCCCTATGCGCAATGGCTTTTGGCATTCACACGTTGAATCGCAACACGCTCGATACCAGAGCGCGCGTCGTTTTGTGCCTGCTCGCGCTTGCTACTTTTATTGCGGCCCTGATTGCAATCTACAGCCTCTATTCAAAAGGGGTCTGGCTCGCAATGGCAATTGCATTTCCGACTTTCGTGGTCCTTGTTGCGCTGACAGATAAAAGCCAGACCTCACGCATGGCTGCACTGGTGTGCATTCTCATTGGCTTGTTGAGTGTGTTTGCAGGAGAACATATCCTGCAACGTGTCGGCGGCAATACTGCCAATACATCCTGGGAATTGTTATCGGACCTCAAGACGGGCGATAACATCATGCAGGATTTCGACAAAGCCATCAAAAACCCGGAAACAGGCCTGAGCGAGCGCGAACGCCTGATGATATGGGCCAACACGCTGCATATCTGGCATAAGAATCCGATATTTGGCGCAGGCGTTTCGTGGCTTCACTATTGGGAAAAGCGCCCTTATCAGCAAACCGACTTCACCCTGCTCCACAATGGATATCTGGAAATTGCCATTCGCTATGGATTTCTGGGCTTGCTGTTCTATGGCGTTTTGACGGTCTGGGCGGTTCGATGCACATGGCAAGCCACGCGAGCAGGTCTCATCGACAGTGCTGCCTTTCAATGCTACGTCGCAACACTGGTATTTTTTGCAGTGACGATCTTGTCAAACTCTAATGTTCGTCTGGCAATAGGAGAATCCTATATGGCACTGGCATTCGGCTTTGCCTTTTATTGCCAGTACCTTCTGCAACAACACAACAGACAATACCCGCGCACCTACTTCTAAGAGCGGTTCCACTTTTACACAGCCGGTGGAACCGTGTCTTTTCCTCAATCAGCGCCATGTCCGACGAGCTTGTCAAAAGCAGCCCTGACAAGCCTGTAATGTTCCAGCAACTCATATTCTATGCGTTCAATATCCGGCAATCCGGCAACGCGGCACAGGAGCTCACGCATACCGGGCGGAAATTGATCCAGCCCTGCGCTATCGTTCAGGCAAAGCCGTATCGCCTGGCTGAGATTGGTGTAGAAGCGATGCGCCTCCACAAGGCCATCCACCATTGCAGGGTCTGCAAAGAATGGATCAAGGTTTGCCAGCACTTCTTCGGTTGCAAATGGACGCGGCGTTTTCTTCACATACCCGGCAAGGGTTGCAAATTGGGCGATAAACTCTAGATCGATAATGCCGCCGGGCTTCAGCTTTAAGTCCCAATCATCCCGCGGCGGCTTTTCCTGCGCGATCAGTTCCCTCATCTCGCGCACATCCCCGGCAAGTTTCCGCACATCGCGCGGCATCGCGAGAACGTCCTCGATATCCACCTTGATGCGAGCGATAAAAGCCTCATCGCCATGGATGGGCCGCGCGCGGGTCAGCGCCATATGTTCCCAGGTCCACGCATCGTTGCGCTGATATTTGCCGAAAGCTTCGATATGCGTTGCGACGGGGCCTTTGTTGCCCGACGGGCGCAGCCGCATATCCACCTCGTAAAGCACACCTTCCGCCGTCGGGGCCGAAAGGGCCGCGATGAGGCGCTGTGTCAGGCGAATATAATATTTTGAAGGCGCAAGCGGCTTTTCACCATCGGATTCCTCGGCATCCTTGTCGTGATCGTAAAGCAGGATCAGGTCCACATCCGAGCCCGCCGTCAGTTCGCGACTGCCAAGCTTACCCATGGCGAGCAGCGCCACTTTCGCGCCCTTCACCTTGCCATGGCGGCGTTGCAATTCGGCTTCCACCGCCTCCAGCGCCCTGCCAACCATAAGTTCGGCAAGATCGGAAAAGGCCTGTCCGGCCCGCACGCCATTGATTGCTCCCGTCAGCAGGCGGATGCCGATGAGGAAGCGATGTTCGGCAGCAAAAATACGCAGCCTGTCCAGTACTTCCTCGAAATCCGTGGCGCTGCCCAGAAATGCCCGCAGGCGTTCTTCGAGATAGGCACGCGTTGGCACTTCCGAAAAAATGGCCGGATCGAGCAACCCATCAAAAACATGCGGGTTGCGTGTGATGATGTCCGCCAGCCGCGGGGCCGCGCTCATGATCATCACGAGGAGGTTCAAAAGCCGGGGATTGGATTGCAGCAGGCTGAAAAGCTGAATACCGGCCGGCAAGCCCTGCAAAAACCCGTCGAAGCGCAGAAGCGATTCATCCGCCCGCCTGGTTTCTGCAAAGGCTTTGAGAAGTGCGGGCGTCAGTTCGGTGAGGCGCTCCCGTGCTTCCGCCGATTGCGTGGCGCGATAACGCCCGAAATGCCAGGTGCGGATCACGCGGCAGATATCGCTTGAGCGCTCGTAGCCCATGGCAGAAAGCGTTTCCAGCGTGCCCGGATCATCCACATCGCCGGTAAAAACAAGGTTGCCGCTCGCCGCGCCCAGTTCCGGCGCCTGCTCGAACAGCGCCGCATACTGCTTTTCCACCACCTTGAGCGCGGCGAGGAATATTTCGGAAAATTCCGCCGGGTCGGCATAACCCATCATATGGGAAACGCGGGCAAACCCTTCATCATCTTCAGGCAGGATATGGGTCTGCTCGTCCGCAATCATCTGGATACGGTGTTCGACATCGCGGAGAAACCAATATTCCTGCGCCAGCGCATCGCGCGCCTGTTGCGTTATCCATCCCCGTTCGGCAAGCCGCGCCAGCATCGGCACAGTCTGGTTGCCGCGCAGTTCGGGAAAGCGCCCGCCCGCAATCAATTGCTGCGTCTGGACAAAAAATTCGATCTCCCGGATACCGCCCCGGCCAAGCTTCACATTATGCCCGCGCACGGCAATATCGCCGTGGCCCTTATGGGCGTGAATCTGGCGCTTGATCGAATGGACATCGGCAATTGCCGCATAGTCGAGATATTTGCGCCAGACATAGGGCGACAGTTCCGCCAAAATCTGTTTGCCGGACAAGCGATCTCCGGCAACGGGCCGCGCCTTTATCATGGCGGCGCGCTCCCAGTTCTGGCCACGCCCCTCATAATAATGCAGCGCAGCGCCAACCGGAATGGCAAGCGGCGTCGATCCCGGATCAGGCCGCAGACGCAGATCGACACGGAAGACGTAACCATCGCCGGTGCGGTCCTGCAAGATGCGCACCAGCCGCCGCGTCAGCCGCGAAAACGTATCGACACATTCATAGGGATCGCCGATAGCAGGCTTGGTTTCATCAATGAAAACAATCAGATCTATATCGGAAGAATAGTTGAGCTCGCGCGCGCCGAACTTGCCCATGCCAAGAACGATCCAGCCACAATCCTTTTCCGGATTGCTGCGATCCGGCAGATT
Protein-coding regions in this window:
- a CDS encoding O-antigen ligase family protein: MILPVFVINMASQPAAYKTVAASIEAYGQGFQLHRIDAVNGHTATQRIGIDDARFDAINGREMLPGEYGCYRSHSKALESFLSDGSPYGLILEDDVVFTETTSARIHDIIKSLPDFDVVKLVNHRSPLFMSLLETDAGDRIGRAIHGPQGSAAAYLVSREGARKLLSALSTMELPWDVAMERFWHHKARLFSSDENILAFSSHSEISNISDQNSGYDEAKHPWYMRLRTSLFRTFDYYVRVHHTLLQPQNPDGSSMKSQSGAYKLPGISLTGELIAAISLLVFMSTVWVETDAYRYIALGFVVAALIRYARTDFWKYEKPMVGWAGLLCVAWTFYVLARFAYIYLFYPEMGTGSAEGIYLFPLFYPTLGFALLLFIRRPFLIAVAFMAISLVILIFGFHYDLSWNERAVTLLQHNPIHAAVSSGFIALCAMAFGIHTLNRNTLDTRARVVLCLLALATFIAALIAIYSLYSKGVWLAMAIAFPTFVVLVALTDKSQTSRMAALVCILIGLLSVFAGEHILQRVGGNTANTSWELLSDLKTGDNIMQDFDKAIKNPETGLSERERLMIWANTLHIWHKNPIFGAGVSWLHYWEKRPYQQTDFTLLHNGYLEIAIRYGFLGLLFYGVLTVWAVRCTWQATRAGLIDSAAFQCYVATLVFFAVTILSNSNVRLAIGESYMALAFGFAFYCQYLLQQHNRQYPRTYF
- a CDS encoding bifunctional [glutamine synthetase] adenylyltransferase/[glutamine synthetase]-adenylyl-L-tyrosine phosphorylase gives rise to the protein MTVENAKALFFERNLCALTPLDPERASAFLADLEARAREEELAGVVALLGRKKAADFLSAILDLSPFIREALTRQPRILDRIVSATPESALEAILDEISASGTVAGVSESELMTSLRQLKREAHVLIALCDLARIFNTETTTDRLTDLAEACTGAAVRFLLLDADAAGRINLPDRSNPEKDCGWIVLGMGKFGARELNYSSDIDLIVFIDETKPAIGDPYECVDTFSRLTRRLVRILQDRTGDGYVFRVDLRLRPDPGSTPLAIPVGAALHYYEGRGQNWERAAMIKARPVAGDRLSGKQILAELSPYVWRKYLDYAAIADVHSIKRQIHAHKGHGDIAVRGHNVKLGRGGIREIEFFVQTQQLIAGGRFPELRGNQTVPMLARLAERGWITQQARDALAQEYWFLRDVEHRIQMIADEQTHILPEDDEGFARVSHMMGYADPAEFSEIFLAALKVVEKQYAALFEQAPELGAASGNLVFTGDVDDPGTLETLSAMGYERSSDICRVIRTWHFGRYRATQSAEARERLTELTPALLKAFAETRRADESLLRFDGFLQGLPAGIQLFSLLQSNPRLLNLLVMIMSAAPRLADIITRNPHVFDGLLDPAIFSEVPTRAYLEERLRAFLGSATDFEEVLDRLRIFAAEHRFLIGIRLLTGAINGVRAGQAFSDLAELMVGRALEAVEAELQRRHGKVKGAKVALLAMGKLGSRELTAGSDVDLILLYDHDKDAEESDGEKPLAPSKYYIRLTQRLIAALSAPTAEGVLYEVDMRLRPSGNKGPVATHIEAFGKYQRNDAWTWEHMALTRARPIHGDEAFIARIKVDIEDVLAMPRDVRKLAGDVREMRELIAQEKPPRDDWDLKLKPGGIIDLEFIAQFATLAGYVKKTPRPFATEEVLANLDPFFADPAMVDGLVEAHRFYTNLSQAIRLCLNDSAGLDQFPPGMRELLCRVAGLPDIERIEYELLEHYRLVRAAFDKLVGHGAD